A single window of Salmo salar chromosome ssa21, Ssal_v3.1, whole genome shotgun sequence DNA harbors:
- the ftcdnl1 gene encoding formiminotransferase N-terminal subdomain-containing protein isoform X1, translating into MGSFRGMAHSAIGQRLVACLLNVSEARRKELVETVARAAVFDSNGGRREGTTVLNIFNDQDYNRSVITIVASIDCIKEAVLSACEQACRLIDMSAYAGGHPTMGAVDLVPLYPLGEEVGLGDCAKEARAVAAGLTERVSGTSAFFFGWADSPQHRGLAQRRKEMGWFRKNPDTGASRPDVGPLPQKRYGLTGIGASPYVMNCNVTIDTQDLALGRSIAMSIRESTPGGIPGVQVLALPHEGAVEMACNVESMKGNPPSQVGERGEPWPTFSIGGQLYCHAPASLITARVAELAGLQGVVTKGTALVGFTPHECRGLAERALSLGIAEFWKELRRLHM; encoded by the exons ATGGGTTCCTTCAGGGGGATGGCTCATAGTGCCATAGGCCAGCGTCTGGTCGCCTGCCTCCTCAATGTCTCAGAAGCCCGCAGGAAGGAATTGGTGGAAACAGTGGCCAGGGCAGCTGTATTTGACAGTAATG GCGGACGGCGAGAAGGGACAACAGTGCTCAACATCTTTAATGACCAAGACTACAACCGGTCTGTCATCACCATCGTGGCCAGTATTGACTGCATCA AGGAGGCAGTGCTGTCTGCGTGTGAGCAGGCCTGTCGACTGATTGACATGAGTGCCTATGCAGGCGGCCACCCAACGATGGGCGCTGTGGACCTGGTGCCCCTCTACCCTCTGGGAGAGGAGGTGGGACTGGGGGACTGTGCCAAGGAagctagag CGGTGGCTGCTGGGCTGACTGAACGGGTCAGTGGCACCAGTGCTTTCTTCTTTGGCTGGGCAGACTCACCCCAGCACCGAGGCCTGGCACAGAGACGCAAGGAGATGGGCTGGTTCAGGAAGAATCCAGACACAGGAGCCAGCCGACCAGACGTGGGGCCCCTGCCACAGAAACGATATGGCCTCACAG GCATCGGAGCTAGTCCCTACGTCATGAACTGCAACGTCACCATCGACACCCAGGACCTGGCTCTGGGGCGCAGCATCGCCATGTCGATTAGGGAGTCTACTCCTGGGGGGATACCGGGGGTGCAAGTGCTGGCCCTGCCACACGAGGGTGCCGTGGAGATGGCCTGCAATGTGGAGAGCATGAAGGGGAACCCTCCTAGCCAGGTTGGGGAGCGGGGCGAGCCGTGGCCCACCTTCAGTATTGGTGGGCAGCTATACTGCCACGCCCCAGCATCTCTTATCACAGCCAGGGTGGCAGAGCTGGCAGGATTACAGGGGGTGGTCACTAAGGGCACGGCGCTGGTGGGGTTCACACCCCATGAGTGCAGAGGCCTGGCAGAGAGAGCTTTGTCATTGGGCATCGCTGAGTTTTGGAAAGAACTGCGCAGGTTACACATGTAA
- the ftcdnl1 gene encoding formiminotransferase N-terminal subdomain-containing protein isoform X2, translated as MAHSAIGQRLVACLLNVSEARRKELVETVARAAVFDSNGGRREGTTVLNIFNDQDYNRSVITIVASIDCIKEAVLSACEQACRLIDMSAYAGGHPTMGAVDLVPLYPLGEEVGLGDCAKEARAVAAGLTERVSGTSAFFFGWADSPQHRGLAQRRKEMGWFRKNPDTGASRPDVGPLPQKRYGLTGIGASPYVMNCNVTIDTQDLALGRSIAMSIRESTPGGIPGVQVLALPHEGAVEMACNVESMKGNPPSQVGERGEPWPTFSIGGQLYCHAPASLITARVAELAGLQGVVTKGTALVGFTPHECRGLAERALSLGIAEFWKELRRLHM; from the exons ATGGCTCATAGTGCCATAGGCCAGCGTCTGGTCGCCTGCCTCCTCAATGTCTCAGAAGCCCGCAGGAAGGAATTGGTGGAAACAGTGGCCAGGGCAGCTGTATTTGACAGTAATG GCGGACGGCGAGAAGGGACAACAGTGCTCAACATCTTTAATGACCAAGACTACAACCGGTCTGTCATCACCATCGTGGCCAGTATTGACTGCATCA AGGAGGCAGTGCTGTCTGCGTGTGAGCAGGCCTGTCGACTGATTGACATGAGTGCCTATGCAGGCGGCCACCCAACGATGGGCGCTGTGGACCTGGTGCCCCTCTACCCTCTGGGAGAGGAGGTGGGACTGGGGGACTGTGCCAAGGAagctagag CGGTGGCTGCTGGGCTGACTGAACGGGTCAGTGGCACCAGTGCTTTCTTCTTTGGCTGGGCAGACTCACCCCAGCACCGAGGCCTGGCACAGAGACGCAAGGAGATGGGCTGGTTCAGGAAGAATCCAGACACAGGAGCCAGCCGACCAGACGTGGGGCCCCTGCCACAGAAACGATATGGCCTCACAG GCATCGGAGCTAGTCCCTACGTCATGAACTGCAACGTCACCATCGACACCCAGGACCTGGCTCTGGGGCGCAGCATCGCCATGTCGATTAGGGAGTCTACTCCTGGGGGGATACCGGGGGTGCAAGTGCTGGCCCTGCCACACGAGGGTGCCGTGGAGATGGCCTGCAATGTGGAGAGCATGAAGGGGAACCCTCCTAGCCAGGTTGGGGAGCGGGGCGAGCCGTGGCCCACCTTCAGTATTGGTGGGCAGCTATACTGCCACGCCCCAGCATCTCTTATCACAGCCAGGGTGGCAGAGCTGGCAGGATTACAGGGGGTGGTCACTAAGGGCACGGCGCTGGTGGGGTTCACACCCCATGAGTGCAGAGGCCTGGCAGAGAGAGCTTTGTCATTGGGCATCGCTGAGTTTTGGAAAGAACTGCGCAGGTTACACATGTAA